One Ricinus communis isolate WT05 ecotype wild-type chromosome 2, ASM1957865v1, whole genome shotgun sequence DNA segment encodes these proteins:
- the LOC8288528 gene encoding agamous-like MADS-box protein AGL66 isoform X1, which translates to MGRVKLQIKRIENTTNRQVTFSKRRNGLIKKAYELSVLCDVDVALIMFSPSGRLSLFSGIKSIEEILMRYVNLPEHERGRLHNQEFLQRALGKLKAEGDQSHRATSPPIADGQLEELQQEITRFKSQVEEMEKQLRILEGNLSHITTLCEAEYQEQILEEALKRVQVRKQVLEDSCNNTSGRPPAANSQCDEAHIPIKNADVNGFDTESPNNVLDWIRQRDPQVEILNFLGSNGLLRLRNQVQSAVEILPSTSNLVHGQNMNLDDHHISPRNGLEDNNNVQRPEFGQVIDVNLSPWTEFYPTGNSSISSSQPRERALLELYLSQITPSSTI; encoded by the exons ATGGGAAGAGTAAAGCTTCAGATCAAGAGAATTGAGAATACAACAAACAGGCAAGTCACCTTCTCTAAAAGGAGAAATGGGCTTATCAAGAAAGCTTATGAACTTTCTGTTCTCTGTGATGTTGATGTAGCTCTCATCATGTTTTCTCCATCCGGCAGACTTAGTCTTTTCTCTGGAATCAAAAG CATTGAGGAAATTCTGATGCGATATGTAAATCTTCCCGAGCATGAACGAGGACG GCTGCATAATCAAGAA TTCTTACAAAGGGCTCTCGGTAAGTTAAAAGCTGAAGGCGACCAAAGTCATCGAGCAACCAGCCCTCCGATCGCCGATGGTCAACTCGAG GAGCTACAGCAAGAAATTACTAGATTTAAATCCCAGGTAGAGGAAATGGAGAAACAACTAAG GATATTGGAGGGAAATCTTTCCCATATTACAACATTATGTGAAGCTGAATACCAGGAGCAGATCCTTGAAGAGGCACTGAAACGTGTGCAAGTACGCAAG CAAGTTTTGGAGGACAGCTGCAATAATACTTCCGGTCGTCCACCAGCAGCTAATTCACAG TGTGATGAGGCACATATTCCCATAAAGAATGCAGATGTAAATGGTTTTGACACTGAAAGTCCAAACAATGTCTTGGATTGGATTCGTCAAAGAGACCCGCAAGTTGAGATCTTGAATTTCTTGGGTTCCAATGGCCTTCTTCGTCTGAg AAATCAGGTGCAGAGTGCAGTTGAAATCTTACCGTCAACTTCAAATCTTGTTCATGGACAAAACATGAATCTTGATGATCATCACATAAGCCCAAGAAATGGTTTGGAGGACAACAATAATGTGCAGCGTCCTGAGTTTGGACAAGTTATTGATGTGAACTTGTCTCCTTGGACTGAATTTTACCCTACAG
- the LOC8288527 gene encoding E3 ubiquitin-protein ligase APD2 isoform X1 has protein sequence MYRPVMPPPPSHSLRWHESWGRLLAPLTLWICVSVSLRYGYFSDRHMVLGPSSSRLMKASSVFVEQVEVRDDDKKGVLLYGFSEKPELSFETNWSVSDYMIVAPYSRKGFSLWLNKDSRIRMSWETQTSILNQLQLVLIKGERKHDTLIPTLTTSPDAPNLSAPFNGKEAEYKIEEDDKYYLSLVNTNPKSILVRVAVNVTSKLYDLSKARNMCSAIKGSCRLTILFPKTQYVVVATPDTGDIRGWYIELSFVARVITYIAILGFIIVIIFLILKYLGACSENTVVEMAAGPIQISETQPILPEKSIRYTYGTNDEDNDEDGSSSSSEDLYDAKLCVICYDEQRNCFFVPCGHCATCFDCAQRIIEGEGKMCPICRRLIHRVRKLFTP, from the exons ATGTACAGGCCGGTGATGCCCCCACCTCCAAGCCATTCTCTGCGGTGGCATGAATCTTGGGGCCGGTTACTTGCACCCTTGACTCTATGGATATGTG TTTCAGTTAGTCTACGATATGGTTATTTTAGCGATCGTCATATGGTACTTGGGCCTAGCTCATCGCGATTGATGAAGGCTAGTTCTGTATTTGTAGAGCAGGTTGAAGTTAGAGATGATGATAAGAAAGGGGTTCTTCTTTATGGATTCTCTGAGAAGCCTGAACTGAGTTTCGAAACGAATTGGAGTGTATCGGATTATATGATTGTCGCTCCTTATAGCAGAAAG GGATTTTCTTTATGGCTGAATAAGGATTCAAGGATTCGTATGAGCTGGGAAACTCAAACTAGTATTTTAAATCAACTTCAACTTGTTCTAATTAAAG GAGAAAGGAAGCATGATACATTGATACCAACACTGACTACTTCCCCTGATGCCCCTAATCTAAGTGCACCCTTCAACG GTAAGGAAGCTGAGTACAAGATTGAGGAAGATGACAAGTACTATCTTAGTTTGGTAAACACAAATCCCAAAAGTATTCTGGTAAGAGTAGCTGTAAATGTTACATCTAAACTGTATGATCTATCGAAGGCAAGGAATATGTGCTCAGCCATAAAGGGGTCGTGTCGGCTCACGATTCTATTTCCAAAGACTCAATATGTCGTAGTGGCTACACCTGATACT GGTGACATACGCGGATGGTACATTGAGCTCTCTTTTGTGGCTCGTGTGATCACTTACATTGCAATTTTAG GATTTATTATTGTGATCATTTTCCTGATATTGAAATATCTTGGAGCTTGTTCTGAAAATACCGTAGTGGAGATGGCAGCAGGACCAATTCAGATTTCCGAAACACAACCCATTCTGCCGGAGAAGTCAATTCGTTACACATACGGAACCAATGACGAAGACAATGATGAAGATGGATCAAGTAGTTCCTCTGAGGATCTATATGATGCTAAATTGTGTGTGATCTGTTATGATGAGCAAAGAAACTGCTTTTTTGTTCCTTGTGGACACTGTGCCACCTGCTTTGACTGTGCTCAGAG AATTATTGAAGGGGAAGGTAAGATGTGTCCGATATGTCGAAGGCTAATTCACAGAGTAAGAAAGTTGTTTACCCCGTAG
- the LOC8288527 gene encoding E3 ubiquitin-protein ligase APD2 isoform X2, with product MYRPVMPPPPSHSLRWHESWGRLLAPLTLWICVSVSLRYGYFSDRHMVLGPSSSRLMKASSVFVEQVEVRDDDKKGVLLYGFSEKPELSFETNWSVSDYMIVAPYSRKGFSLWLNKDSRIRMSWETQTSILNQLQLVLIKGERKHDTLIPTLTTSPDAPNLSAPFNGKEAEYKIEEDDKYYLSLARNMCSAIKGSCRLTILFPKTQYVVVATPDTGDIRGWYIELSFVARVITYIAILGFIIVIIFLILKYLGACSENTVVEMAAGPIQISETQPILPEKSIRYTYGTNDEDNDEDGSSSSSEDLYDAKLCVICYDEQRNCFFVPCGHCATCFDCAQRIIEGEGKMCPICRRLIHRVRKLFTP from the exons ATGTACAGGCCGGTGATGCCCCCACCTCCAAGCCATTCTCTGCGGTGGCATGAATCTTGGGGCCGGTTACTTGCACCCTTGACTCTATGGATATGTG TTTCAGTTAGTCTACGATATGGTTATTTTAGCGATCGTCATATGGTACTTGGGCCTAGCTCATCGCGATTGATGAAGGCTAGTTCTGTATTTGTAGAGCAGGTTGAAGTTAGAGATGATGATAAGAAAGGGGTTCTTCTTTATGGATTCTCTGAGAAGCCTGAACTGAGTTTCGAAACGAATTGGAGTGTATCGGATTATATGATTGTCGCTCCTTATAGCAGAAAG GGATTTTCTTTATGGCTGAATAAGGATTCAAGGATTCGTATGAGCTGGGAAACTCAAACTAGTATTTTAAATCAACTTCAACTTGTTCTAATTAAAG GAGAAAGGAAGCATGATACATTGATACCAACACTGACTACTTCCCCTGATGCCCCTAATCTAAGTGCACCCTTCAACG GTAAGGAAGCTGAGTACAAGATTGAGGAAGATGACAAGTACTATCTTAGTTTG GCAAGGAATATGTGCTCAGCCATAAAGGGGTCGTGTCGGCTCACGATTCTATTTCCAAAGACTCAATATGTCGTAGTGGCTACACCTGATACT GGTGACATACGCGGATGGTACATTGAGCTCTCTTTTGTGGCTCGTGTGATCACTTACATTGCAATTTTAG GATTTATTATTGTGATCATTTTCCTGATATTGAAATATCTTGGAGCTTGTTCTGAAAATACCGTAGTGGAGATGGCAGCAGGACCAATTCAGATTTCCGAAACACAACCCATTCTGCCGGAGAAGTCAATTCGTTACACATACGGAACCAATGACGAAGACAATGATGAAGATGGATCAAGTAGTTCCTCTGAGGATCTATATGATGCTAAATTGTGTGTGATCTGTTATGATGAGCAAAGAAACTGCTTTTTTGTTCCTTGTGGACACTGTGCCACCTGCTTTGACTGTGCTCAGAG AATTATTGAAGGGGAAGGTAAGATGTGTCCGATATGTCGAAGGCTAATTCACAGAGTAAGAAAGTTGTTTACCCCGTAG
- the LOC8288527 gene encoding E3 ubiquitin-protein ligase APD2 isoform X3: MVLGPSSSRLMKASSVFVEQVEVRDDDKKGVLLYGFSEKPELSFETNWSVSDYMIVAPYSRKGFSLWLNKDSRIRMSWETQTSILNQLQLVLIKGERKHDTLIPTLTTSPDAPNLSAPFNGKEAEYKIEEDDKYYLSLVNTNPKSILVRVAVNVTSKLYDLSKARNMCSAIKGSCRLTILFPKTQYVVVATPDTGDIRGWYIELSFVARVITYIAILGFIIVIIFLILKYLGACSENTVVEMAAGPIQISETQPILPEKSIRYTYGTNDEDNDEDGSSSSSEDLYDAKLCVICYDEQRNCFFVPCGHCATCFDCAQRIIEGEGKMCPICRRLIHRVRKLFTP, encoded by the exons ATGGTACTTGGGCCTAGCTCATCGCGATTGATGAAGGCTAGTTCTGTATTTGTAGAGCAGGTTGAAGTTAGAGATGATGATAAGAAAGGGGTTCTTCTTTATGGATTCTCTGAGAAGCCTGAACTGAGTTTCGAAACGAATTGGAGTGTATCGGATTATATGATTGTCGCTCCTTATAGCAGAAAG GGATTTTCTTTATGGCTGAATAAGGATTCAAGGATTCGTATGAGCTGGGAAACTCAAACTAGTATTTTAAATCAACTTCAACTTGTTCTAATTAAAG GAGAAAGGAAGCATGATACATTGATACCAACACTGACTACTTCCCCTGATGCCCCTAATCTAAGTGCACCCTTCAACG GTAAGGAAGCTGAGTACAAGATTGAGGAAGATGACAAGTACTATCTTAGTTTGGTAAACACAAATCCCAAAAGTATTCTGGTAAGAGTAGCTGTAAATGTTACATCTAAACTGTATGATCTATCGAAGGCAAGGAATATGTGCTCAGCCATAAAGGGGTCGTGTCGGCTCACGATTCTATTTCCAAAGACTCAATATGTCGTAGTGGCTACACCTGATACT GGTGACATACGCGGATGGTACATTGAGCTCTCTTTTGTGGCTCGTGTGATCACTTACATTGCAATTTTAG GATTTATTATTGTGATCATTTTCCTGATATTGAAATATCTTGGAGCTTGTTCTGAAAATACCGTAGTGGAGATGGCAGCAGGACCAATTCAGATTTCCGAAACACAACCCATTCTGCCGGAGAAGTCAATTCGTTACACATACGGAACCAATGACGAAGACAATGATGAAGATGGATCAAGTAGTTCCTCTGAGGATCTATATGATGCTAAATTGTGTGTGATCTGTTATGATGAGCAAAGAAACTGCTTTTTTGTTCCTTGTGGACACTGTGCCACCTGCTTTGACTGTGCTCAGAG AATTATTGAAGGGGAAGGTAAGATGTGTCCGATATGTCGAAGGCTAATTCACAGAGTAAGAAAGTTGTTTACCCCGTAG
- the LOC8288526 gene encoding cytochrome P450 81Q32, which yields METSFYYCFLLFFFLFFLSKRLLGINKNLPPSPGVSLPIIGHLHLLKKPLHRTFADLSKKYGPILYLKFGSRPAVLVSSPAAVEECFTKNDIILANRPKLLAGKHLGYDYTTLVWASYGNHWRNLRRIASIELLSSNRIQTFSNVRVEEVRSLARRLFRGSMDGEFMTVDMKSMLFELTLNVLMRMIAGKRYYGENTAELDDAKKFKEIVTETFQLSGASNIGDFVPALKWVGLTNIEKRLEILQRKRDRFMQELVEEHKRANSDDSASGKRCKTMIDVLLDLQKDEPEYYTDEIIRGMMLVMLTAGSDTSAGTLEWALTLLLNNPEALLKAREEIDTNVGQSKLIEESDIANLPYLQGIINETFRMQPAAPLLPAHESSEECILGGFKIPRGTMLLVNMFAIQNDPKLWEEPTKFKPERFLSTEGKGEGLGYMLLPFGAGRRRCPGEGLAIRNIGLGLGTLIQCFEWERIGEEMVDMVEGSGLSMPKAHPLVAKCRPRPTMVHLLSNA from the exons ATGGAAACGTCATTCTACTACTGCTTCTTgctcttctttttcctctttttcctCTCTAAACGTCTTCTTGGAATCAACAAGAACCTCCCACCAAGTCCTGGTGTATCCTTACCGATTATCGGTCATCTCCACCTTTTGAAGAAGCCCCTGCATAGAACCTTTGCTGATCTTTCTAAAAAGTATGGTCCAATCCTATACCTTAAATTTGGCTCTCGTCCTGCTGTTCTCGTGTCATCCCCTGCTGCTGTAGAGGAATGTTTCACCAAGAATGACATAATTCTCGCCAATCGTCCTAAGCTTCTTGCTGGAAAACACCTCGGTTATGACTACACTACCCTTGTCTGGGCCTCCTACGGTAACCACTGGCGCAACTTAAGACGCATAGCTTCTATTGAACTCTTGTCGTCCAATCGCATACAAACGTTTTCTAATGTCCGAGTGGAAGAGGTCAGATCTTTAGCTCGTAGGCTTTTTAGAGGCTCGATGGATGGTGAATTCATGACTGTTGATATGAAGTCGATGCTTTTCGAGCTTACGCTTAACGTCCTCATGAGGATGATTGCTGGAAAGCGATATTATGGGGAGAATACAGCAGAATTGGATGATGCAAAAAAgttcaaagaaattgtaaCAGAGACTTTTCAATTGAGCGGAGCTTCAAATATAGGAGATTTTGTGCCAGCTTTGAAGTGGGTTGGATTAACTAATATCGAGAAGAGGCTAGAAATATTGCAAAGAAAGAGAGATAGATTTATGCAAGAATTGGTTGAAGAGCACAAGAGAGCAAATTCGGATGATTCTGCTTCAGGAAAGAGGTGCAAGACTATGATTGATGTTCTGCTAGATCTGCAAAAAGATGAACCTGAATACTATACAGATGAAATCATCAGAGGCATGATGCTG GTTATGTTAACAGCTGGGAGCGACACTTCTGCAGGTACGTTGGAGTGGGCACTCACACTTTTACTAAACAATCCAGAAGCCCTTTTAAAAGCAAGAGAAGAAATTGACACAAACGTAGGACAAAGCAAGCTGATTGAAGAATCAGACATAGCCAATCTTCCATATCTTCAGGGCATCATTAATGAGACCTTCAGAATGCAGCCTGCTGCCCCATTGCTACCTGCCCACGAGTCATCAGAAGAGTGCATTCTAGGAGGATTCAAAATCCCACGTGGCACTATGTTACTGGTAAACATGTTTGCCATACAAAATGATCCCAAGTTATGGGAAGAGCCAACAAAGTTTAAGCCAGAGAGGTTCCTTAGCACAGAGGGCAAAGGAGAGGGATTAGGATACATGTTGTTGCCATTTGGGGCAGGGAGAAGAAGGTGTCCCGGAGAAGGGTTGGCCATAAGGAATATTGGGTTGGGATTGGGGACTCTCATTCAGTGCTTTGAGTGGGAAAGAATTGGTGAAGAAATGGTTGATATGGTTGAAGGGAGTGGACTTTCAATGCCAAAGGCTCATCCTTTGGTTGCTAAATGTAGACCACGCCCGACAATGGTCCACCTCCTTTCTAACGCCTAA
- the LOC8288525 gene encoding cytochrome P450 81Q32 codes for MILLHFLLFFVLYILTNHFFNKIRNHPPSPFPTLPLLGHLHLLKKPLHRSLSTLSNRYGPVLLLQFGYRRVLVVSSPSAAEECLTKCDTVFANRPRLLAGKHIGYNYTSLAWAPYGDLWRNLRKVSALEILSSHRLQLLSSIRRDEVKLLIQRLFRNNKDCREKVDMKSAFFELMLNVMMRMIAGKRYYGENVEQVEEAKRFREIVRETFLAAGTSNMGDFLPLVAVVGGQEKRLKELGKRRDGFIQDLIDEHRKRMAACSSEERNKTMIEVLLSLQESEPEYYTDETIKSLMLVLLAAGTDTSAATMEWAMSLLVNNPEALKKAQTEIDSVIGHDRLINESDTSKLPYLNCIINEVMRMYPAGPLLVPHESSEECFIGGYRVPAGTMLLVNLWSIQNDPRVWEEPRNFKPERFEGCEGVRDGFRLMPFGSGRRSCPGEGLALRMVGLGIGTLLQCFDWERVGKEMIDMTEGVGLTMPKAQPLVVQCSPRPSMVNLLSQL; via the exons ATGATCTTACTGCACTTCCTTCTCTTCTTTGTTCTCTATATCCTCACCAATCATTTCTTCAACAAGATCAGAAATCACCCACCAAGCCCGTTTCCAACTCTCCCACTGCTAGGTCATCTCCACCTTCTTAAAAAACCTCTCCATCGCTCCCTTTCCACCTTATCCAACCGCTACGGCCCCGTCCTTCTCCTCCAATTCGGTTACCGCCGCGTTCTTGTAGTCTCCTCCCCGTCCGCCGCCGAAGAGTGTCTCACAAAATGCGACACGGTTTTCGCCAACCGTCCCCGCCTTCTTGCCGGAAAACACATAGGTTACAACTACACCAGTCTCGCTTGGGCACCCTATGGTGACCTCTGGCGTAACCTACGTAAAGTGTCGGCTCTTGAAATCCTATCATCTCATCGTCTACAGCTGTTGTCTAGCATTCGTCGTGATGAGGTTAAGTTGCTGATTCAGCgtttgtttagaaataataaagattGTCGCGAGAAggttgatatgaaatcagctTTCTTCGAGCTTATGTTAAACgtgatgatgaggatgatAGCTGGGAAGAGGTATTATGGTGAGAATGTGGAACAAGTGGAGGAGGCAAAAAGGTTTCGGGAGATTGTGAGAGAGACGTTCTTAGCGGCGGGGACATCTAATATGGGGGACTTTCTGCCGTTGGTTGCGGTGGTCGGAGGTCAAGAGAAGAGGCTTAAGGAATTGGGCAAAAGGAGAGATGGCTTTATTCAAGATCTGATCGATGAACACAGAAAAAGAATGGCTGCTTGTTCGTCTGAAGAGAGAAACAAGACAATGATTGAGGTGTTGCTGTCGCTTCAAGAATCGGAACCTGAGTACTACACGGATGAAACTATCAAAAGTCTTATGCTG GTCCTACTGGCAGCAGGAACTGATACTTCAGCAGCAACCATGGAATGGGCAATGTCACTTCTAGTAAACAATCCTGAAGCTTTAAAGAAAGCACAGACTGAAATCGATAGTGTCATTGGACATGATCGCCTAATCAACGAATCCGATACATCGAAGCTTCCCTATCTTAACTGCATCATAAATGAAGTAATGAGAATGTACCCAGCAGGTCCATTGCTGGTTCCTCACGAGTCATCGGAGGAGTGTTTTATAGGAGGCTATCGCGTACCTGCCGGAACAATGTTGCTAGTGAACCTGTGGAGCATACAGAATGATCCTCGAGTTTGGGAGGAACCAAGAAACTTTAAGCCGGAAAGGTTTGAAGGGTGTGAAGGAGTGAGAGATGGGTTCAGGTTGATGCCTTTTGGGTCAGGAAGGAGGAGCTGTCCTGGAGAAGGCTTGGCCTTGCGCATGGTTGGTTTGGGGATAGGTACATTACTTCAGTGCTTTGACTGGGAGAGGGTTGGCAAGGAAATGATAGACATGACTGAAGGTGTTGGACTCACCATGCCCAAGGCTCAACCCTTGGTTGTTCAGTGTAGCCCACGTCCATCTATGGTGAACCTGCTTTCTCAACTATGA